A part of Thermococcus sp. SY098 genomic DNA contains:
- a CDS encoding LSm family protein translates to MSEPLLDETLKKWKDRKIALAVNGEHSFIGILREFDGESLLLEDVTDVVGNKGKQLLVRIDDVSWIMLME, encoded by the coding sequence ATGAGTGAACCCCTACTTGACGAGACCTTAAAAAAGTGGAAAGATAGGAAAATCGCGCTGGCAGTTAATGGAGAGCATTCATTCATCGGGATTCTCAGGGAATTTGACGGAGAGTCTCTCCTCCTCGAAGATGTTACAGATGTTGTTGGAAACAAGGGAAAGCAGCTTTTAGTCAGAATTGACGATGTGAGCTGGATAATGCTCATGGAGTGA
- a CDS encoding 6-hydroxymethylpterin diphosphokinase MptE-like protein — MRFEEWEPFYNEIVQIMGYDIEKDRESARILQDLLLKNKNYIKPYYLREMIESKKVYIFGAGPSLELALKYLSFKDGIKISADGATSALLEFGLVPDIVVTDLDGCFEDIKRADILGAYIVVHAHGDNIEKLKEYVPQLEKVLGTCQTEPLDIVYNFGGFTDGDRAVFLAEEFGAKEIVLVGFDFGDVVGKWSKPHLKEHTHIWESKRKKFEFAQKLLEWLKKNGRAKIKRIVCHPIDYAISECYIER, encoded by the coding sequence ATGAGGTTTGAAGAATGGGAGCCCTTTTATAACGAGATTGTTCAGATAATGGGCTATGATATAGAAAAGGACAGGGAATCAGCCAGAATACTTCAGGATTTGCTCCTCAAGAACAAAAACTACATAAAACCCTATTATCTGAGAGAAATGATTGAAAGCAAAAAGGTGTACATTTTTGGAGCTGGGCCAAGTTTGGAGCTTGCTTTGAAGTACCTGTCATTTAAAGATGGGATTAAGATTTCTGCAGACGGGGCAACTTCTGCGCTTTTAGAGTTTGGATTAGTCCCAGACATCGTCGTTACAGATCTTGACGGATGTTTTGAAGACATAAAGAGAGCTGACATACTTGGGGCATACATTGTGGTGCATGCCCATGGAGACAACATTGAGAAACTAAAAGAATACGTCCCACAGCTTGAAAAAGTTCTCGGAACATGCCAGACAGAACCTTTAGACATAGTTTACAACTTCGGCGGCTTTACTGATGGAGATAGAGCCGTCTTCCTGGCAGAAGAATTTGGAGCAAAAGAAATAGTTTTGGTTGGATTTGATTTTGGGGATGTTGTTGGAAAGTGGAGCAAGCCACATCTAAAGGAACACACACATATCTGGGAGTCCAAAAGGAAAAAGTTTGAATTTGCCCAGAAGCTCTTAGAGTGGCTGAAAAAGAATGGAAGGGCGAAGATAAAGCGTATAGTGTGTCATCCAATTGATTATGCGATATCTGAATGCTACATTGAAAGATAG
- the mobB gene encoding molybdopterin-guanine dinucleotide biosynthesis protein B, with protein MKAVAFVGYKKSGKTASLQRVAKVLKERGYKIGIAKSMHADLDKEGSDTWKFRQMADYVLVKAQDTDALLFKADDINAFFSVMPEVDFLLLEGFKDIKHVPKIICARDGRDVEELNEGLAIAVSGIIANEERGRIDGLPIINAFEEPEKLADLIEKKAFMLPNIDCHMCGFTCYEMAKFIIKGEKTLNDCKVISSKPKVVVKIDGKTLPMKDWVQEMVEKTIRGLLSSMKGYRDGKIEIKIE; from the coding sequence ATGAAAGCTGTTGCATTTGTGGGATATAAAAAGAGCGGAAAGACTGCAAGTTTACAAAGGGTTGCTAAAGTGCTAAAAGAGAGGGGTTACAAAATAGGCATAGCAAAAAGCATGCATGCAGATCTTGACAAGGAGGGAAGTGATACATGGAAGTTCAGGCAGATGGCAGACTATGTCCTCGTTAAAGCCCAAGATACCGATGCTCTTCTGTTCAAAGCAGATGATATAAATGCATTCTTCTCAGTTATGCCGGAAGTGGATTTCCTTTTACTTGAAGGATTTAAGGACATAAAGCACGTACCTAAGATTATCTGTGCCAGGGATGGGAGGGATGTCGAAGAGCTGAACGAGGGGCTTGCCATAGCCGTGAGTGGGATTATAGCCAATGAAGAGAGGGGAAGGATTGATGGTTTGCCAATAATAAACGCTTTTGAAGAACCAGAGAAGCTCGCTGACTTGATTGAGAAAAAAGCATTCATGCTCCCCAACATTGACTGCCATATGTGCGGATTCACATGCTATGAGATGGCAAAGTTCATCATTAAAGGCGAAAAAACTCTCAACGACTGTAAGGTCATAAGCTCGAAGCCAAAAGTTGTTGTCAAGATTGATGGAAAGACTCTTCCAATGAAGGACTGGGTGCAGGAAATGGTGGAGAAAACAATAAGAGGTCTGCTTTCCTCGATGAAGGGATACAGAGACGGAAAGATCGAGATCAAGATCGAATAA
- a CDS encoding carotenoid biosynthesis protein, translating to MKAGTKIALIFIVLANIMKKSPVYLLLYLFAFAILSQRAWKSLPKLLLWALIVGFSAEIVGTHACLPFGCYEYVNLRPQVFGVGLFVPFAWGIFGAVAYLTASYFFRNWSKRLLFAALLMVIIDLSVDPIMTSWKAWIWKRTTAINWFGIPWTNYLGWFVVSLMFFYLYERFSRVEVEDALLKLGPPIYLLEMLTFMIYAPQSVRFPTEIAFLISLAVILPLYLWRRMK from the coding sequence ATGAAAGCTGGTACCAAAATCGCCTTGATATTCATTGTTCTTGCAAATATAATGAAAAAGTCGCCTGTGTACCTTCTTCTCTATCTTTTTGCTTTTGCAATATTGTCTCAAAGAGCCTGGAAATCTCTTCCTAAACTTCTTCTCTGGGCGTTAATAGTTGGGTTTTCAGCTGAAATTGTCGGCACACATGCATGCTTACCTTTCGGATGCTATGAATACGTAAATTTGAGACCCCAAGTTTTTGGTGTTGGGTTGTTTGTCCCCTTTGCGTGGGGAATTTTTGGAGCAGTTGCATATCTAACAGCAAGCTATTTCTTCAGGAACTGGAGTAAGAGACTCCTTTTTGCTGCTCTTCTGATGGTCATTATTGATCTCTCTGTTGACCCAATAATGACCTCTTGGAAAGCCTGGATCTGGAAGAGAACAACAGCCATAAACTGGTTCGGAATCCCGTGGACAAATTATCTGGGCTGGTTTGTGGTATCATTGATGTTTTTCTACCTGTATGAACGTTTTTCAAGGGTTGAAGTTGAGGATGCGCTTTTAAAGCTCGGCCCTCCGATTTATCTTCTGGAAATGTTAACATTCATGATTTATGCCCCACAGAGCGTAAGGTTTCCTACAGAAATTGCATTTTTGATCTCTTTAGCTGTGATTCTTCCGCTGTATTTATGGAGGCGAATGAAATGA
- a CDS encoding DUF2202 domain-containing protein, giving the protein MKKKLFGLMLVGVMLLTIAAGCLTTTETITQTITVTKTATQQPTNLENAGAGGGAVTTPAGYQAVADLVSSYPVEELTQDEIDGILWMREEEKLARDVYLTLYEKWGLQIFYNIATRSEQTHMDMVLALIEKYNLTDPVGDNGIGEFTNPEIQALYDKLVAEGSKSVEDALKVGALIEEVDIKDLEEWLAKSDNEDIKFVYENLMMGSRNHLRAFVRTLENYGIAYQPQVLPQDQYEQIINTPMEMGHIG; this is encoded by the coding sequence ATGAAAAAGAAATTGTTTGGTCTGATGCTGGTTGGAGTTATGCTGCTTACAATAGCGGCTGGCTGTTTAACCACCACAGAAACAATCACTCAGACAATAACGGTCACCAAAACTGCAACTCAGCAACCGACAAATCTTGAAAATGCTGGTGCTGGAGGCGGAGCGGTTACAACACCTGCAGGCTATCAAGCAGTTGCTGATCTGGTTAGTTCATATCCGGTTGAAGAGCTTACGCAAGATGAGATTGATGGAATCCTCTGGATGCGTGAGGAGGAGAAGCTTGCAAGGGACGTTTACTTGACGCTTTATGAAAAGTGGGGATTGCAGATATTTTACAACATCGCCACAAGGAGCGAGCAGACGCATATGGACATGGTGCTGGCTTTGATCGAGAAGTATAATCTAACTGACCCCGTTGGAGACAACGGCATCGGCGAGTTTACAAATCCAGAGATTCAAGCCCTTTATGACAAGCTCGTCGCTGAGGGGAGCAAAAGTGTTGAGGATGCCCTAAAAGTTGGAGCCCTTATAGAGGAAGTGGACATTAAAGACCTTGAAGAATGGCTCGCAAAGAGCGACAACGAAGATATAAAGTTCGTTTATGAGAACCTCATGATGGGCTCAAGAAATCACCTCAGGGCATTCGTCAGAACCCTTGAGAACTATGGCATAGCATACCAGCCTCAGGTGCTGCCTCAGGATCAGTATGAGCAGATAATAAATACACCAATGGAAATGGGACACATTGGATGA
- a CDS encoding MFS transporter — MNRNLSLITLSNIILVFSNALWIMYIQYFLLDLGISKTQIGLIFTLALLMRAFGNIIGGKIADILGYKRTLLIGYGIYAFPPLLILLHNTLLVSLVYPLMSLGSGIGIPAKSLFIVEQAQRRKGLTYMLVQRVLPSIPPALTAPAGAKLYEMGKYDVAVFMGFLGLLISLLLLVFLEDTKRQRVQNSFNFNLLRSKSFTALLFLYSLNAFSTEAVQWIVPLYLRELGYSVLDYGFLISAQTLVIAFGGTFAGIFVDRFEPVNALSLSYLVVATSLLAFSLGKGWILVLAYLAWKAFGMVGFAALPLIIEKYFKDMRASAFGTINAMTTLISIPAPAFGGFLLGSGAGVPFVFKAITNFFCFVLVKVSLSREE, encoded by the coding sequence ATGAACAGAAATCTCTCCTTAATTACGCTTTCAAACATAATATTAGTTTTCTCGAATGCGCTCTGGATTATGTACATCCAGTACTTTCTTCTCGATTTGGGAATTAGCAAAACTCAAATAGGCTTAATTTTTACCCTTGCACTTTTGATGAGAGCCTTTGGGAACATTATTGGAGGTAAAATAGCTGACATACTCGGATATAAACGAACTTTGCTCATAGGATATGGCATTTATGCTTTTCCCCCACTATTAATTCTACTCCATAATACCCTCCTTGTGTCTTTGGTTTATCCGCTTATGAGTCTTGGCTCTGGTATTGGCATACCAGCAAAGTCTCTCTTCATAGTGGAGCAAGCTCAAAGGAGAAAAGGCTTAACTTATATGCTCGTTCAAAGAGTATTGCCTTCCATTCCTCCAGCATTGACGGCTCCAGCAGGTGCCAAGCTCTATGAGATGGGTAAATACGATGTTGCTGTCTTCATGGGCTTTCTTGGTTTGTTAATTTCTCTCCTTTTGCTGGTATTTTTGGAAGACACCAAGAGACAACGAGTTCAAAATTCATTTAACTTTAACCTTTTAAGATCAAAATCTTTCACAGCTTTACTCTTCTTATACTCCCTTAATGCATTCTCCACCGAAGCAGTGCAATGGATTGTCCCGCTTTACCTGAGAGAACTTGGATATTCTGTCCTTGATTACGGATTCCTAATTTCAGCTCAAACGCTGGTAATAGCATTTGGAGGAACCTTTGCTGGTATTTTTGTGGACAGATTTGAACCTGTCAATGCTTTGAGTTTGAGCTATTTGGTTGTTGCAACATCTCTTTTGGCATTTTCACTTGGAAAAGGCTGGATTCTTGTTTTGGCTTATTTAGCATGGAAAGCTTTTGGAATGGTTGGCTTTGCTGCTCTCCCATTGATAATTGAAAAATACTTCAAAGATATGAGGGCGTCAGCATTTGGAACCATCAATGCAATGACAACACTAATTTCAATTCCGGCACCAGCTTTTGGTGGGTTTTTACTGGGCTCTGGAGCTGGAGTGCCTTTTGTATTTAAAGCTATTACAAACTTCTTCTGTTTTGTTCTGGTTAAAGTCTCTCTAAGTAGGGAAGAATAG
- a CDS encoding DUF2202 domain-containing protein produces the protein MRKLLALFVIMILLGVVSSSGCIGETKTETATVTDTIPLTADTNGNVNTQELQSYIESLPAGELTEAEKDGLLYMVEEEKLAHDVYTKLYEKWGLQIFSNIAKSETTHVESVRMLLKKYNLPDPTADSKIGEFKNKKLQDLYNKLIEQGMKSEIDALKVGALIEEVDIIDLQERIAETNKLDIITVYENLMMGSRNHLRAFVSQLKNRGVTYEPQVLPKDEYEQIISSPMEKGQGMGGKP, from the coding sequence ATGAGAAAGCTACTGGCATTGTTTGTTATCATGATCTTGCTTGGAGTAGTGAGCTCTTCTGGCTGTATAGGGGAAACAAAGACCGAAACTGCAACGGTAACTGATACAATTCCTTTAACCGCTGACACAAATGGCAATGTAAATACCCAGGAGCTGCAGTCTTACATTGAGTCCTTACCGGCTGGAGAGCTAACTGAAGCTGAAAAGGATGGTCTTCTGTATATGGTTGAGGAAGAAAAGCTCGCTCATGATGTTTACACTAAACTCTACGAAAAGTGGGGATTGCAGATATTCAGCAATATTGCCAAAAGTGAAACAACCCATGTTGAGTCCGTTAGGATGCTGCTTAAGAAGTACAATTTGCCCGATCCAACAGCAGATTCAAAGATAGGAGAGTTCAAAAATAAAAAGCTCCAAGACTTATACAACAAACTGATAGAGCAGGGCATGAAGAGCGAAATTGATGCTCTAAAAGTTGGTGCCCTAATAGAGGAAGTCGATATCATCGACCTCCAAGAAAGGATCGCGGAAACGAATAAGCTTGACATAATAACAGTATATGAGAACCTTATGATGGGCTCAAGAAATCACCTCAGGGCATTTGTAAGTCAACTGAAGAACAGAGGAGTAACGTACGAGCCACAGGTTTTGCCGAAGGATGAATATGAACAAATAATCAGCAGTCCAATGGAAAAGGGTCAAGGAATGGGTGGAAAACCCTAA
- a CDS encoding carbon-nitrogen hydrolase family protein — translation MRVALIPMKVEAGNFDANWKEFKRRFEKALEHSPDIMVFPEYCLTGFDEWDFSGAELYDEIVDRVSALAKENSVYVILGLLEPYKRCVYNSALLFNREGEVILKHRKFQEPMKFCTGNTVRTARTEFGKVAIIICGDLYNKRIAKWIKRKKPDYIFVPMDRSPWGNFNLEEEIECMSRRVKLLGAKTFIVNSYGHWGSFGGTWIFDENGKLLTSSKGKEILVVKI, via the coding sequence ATGAGGGTGGCTCTAATTCCAATGAAAGTTGAAGCTGGGAACTTTGATGCCAACTGGAAGGAGTTTAAAAGGAGGTTCGAGAAGGCGCTGGAGCACAGCCCTGACATCATGGTTTTCCCAGAGTACTGCCTCACAGGCTTTGATGAGTGGGACTTCAGCGGAGCAGAGCTCTATGATGAGATTGTAGACAGGGTGAGCGCACTTGCAAAGGAGAACTCTGTCTATGTAATACTCGGTCTTCTTGAGCCATACAAGCGTTGCGTTTACAACTCTGCGCTGCTCTTCAACCGAGAAGGTGAGGTTATCTTAAAGCATCGCAAGTTTCAGGAGCCAATGAAGTTCTGCACTGGCAACACAGTAAGGACCGCAAGAACAGAGTTTGGTAAGGTGGCAATAATAATCTGCGGCGACCTCTACAATAAGAGAATAGCCAAGTGGATCAAACGCAAAAAACCCGACTATATATTTGTACCAATGGACCGCTCTCCATGGGGCAATTTTAATTTAGAAGAAGAGATTGAGTGCATGAGCAGAAGGGTTAAGCTATTAGGAGCCAAGACTTTTATAGTTAACTCATACGGCCACTGGGGCAGCTTCGGCGGCACATGGATCTTTGATGAAAATGGAAAGCTTCTGACATCATCCAAGGGGAAAGAAATTCTGGTGGTAAAAATTTGA
- a CDS encoding DUF4405 domain-containing protein, translated as MRMWVSLALFVTWLITGITGVILLVAPLAVQYGINLPVDTADTIHSYVGFMFFGLSFVHLALNWGAMKTYFRRMFKK; from the coding sequence ATGAGGATGTGGGTCTCTCTTGCGCTTTTCGTTACATGGCTCATCACGGGGATAACAGGGGTAATACTCCTTGTTGCCCCGCTGGCAGTGCAATATGGAATAAACCTGCCCGTTGATACGGCAGATACAATACATTCTTATGTCGGCTTCATGTTCTTCGGTCTCTCTTTCGTGCACCTGGCACTTAACTGGGGAGCTATGAAAACCTACTTCCGGAGGATGTTCAAGAAGTAA
- a CDS encoding Mut7-C RNAse domain-containing protein — MKPKLIADMMLGRLARWLRLYGYDTVYGVKDDDEIIEIAKKEGRIILTRDEELAKRAKNAILISSNKFEEQIKQLMKLGFTFNELFPENARCPKCNGLIKEISKEKIKNRVPPRVYEKYNEFYICTKCGQIYWPGRQWEEMVKIDKRLRGS; from the coding sequence ATGAAGCCAAAGCTTATAGCTGATATGATGCTTGGCCGCTTAGCAAGGTGGTTAAGACTTTACGGCTATGATACAGTGTATGGGGTTAAAGATGATGACGAAATCATTGAGATTGCTAAAAAAGAGGGGAGAATAATTCTTACAAGAGACGAGGAGCTGGCAAAGAGAGCAAAAAATGCCATTCTGATAAGCTCAAATAAATTTGAAGAGCAGATAAAACAGCTCATGAAGCTTGGATTCACATTTAATGAGCTGTTTCCAGAGAATGCAAGATGTCCAAAGTGTAATGGACTGATAAAGGAAATATCCAAAGAGAAAATAAAAAATAGGGTTCCCCCAAGAGTCTACGAGAAATACAACGAATTCTATATCTGCACTAAATGCGGCCAAATTTACTGGCCTGGAAGACAATGGGAGGAGATGGTAAAAATAGACAAGAGATTGAGGGGAAGTTAA
- a CDS encoding MBL fold metallo-hydrolase, with product MIVYFIGTGGSEGIPAHLCTCKTCEEARRLGFAQRKPSTLAVITKNNEAILIDVGTDIRDLLHVPLKAILLTHWHHDHIYGLYKLRWIAQETELYAPKGHADALILNDPKNLKPKTIKAGDVLKIDSLKITALRLNHEIETLGFLIEEDGKRFALLYDTKGIPPETMAILREKSPDVAVVDATYAPGVDDPYHNNVDEGAEVGSEIAEDVYLSHISHKNMPFLQLLAYVKKRYGNKVKVAYDGLIVNI from the coding sequence ATGATAGTCTATTTCATAGGGACAGGAGGATCCGAAGGGATTCCAGCCCACCTCTGCACGTGTAAAACCTGTGAAGAAGCTCGTAGATTAGGTTTTGCTCAAAGAAAGCCCTCAACACTGGCGGTAATAACCAAAAACAACGAAGCGATTTTGATTGATGTAGGGACCGACATAAGAGATCTCCTCCATGTTCCTCTAAAGGCAATCCTTCTCACACACTGGCACCATGATCACATCTATGGACTGTATAAGCTCAGATGGATAGCACAAGAAACGGAGCTCTACGCTCCTAAGGGTCATGCGGACGCATTAATTCTAAATGATCCCAAAAACTTAAAGCCGAAGACAATTAAGGCTGGTGATGTCCTAAAAATTGACTCACTGAAAATCACTGCTCTCAGGCTGAATCATGAAATTGAGACTTTGGGTTTTTTAATCGAAGAGGATGGAAAGAGGTTTGCCCTGCTTTATGACACAAAAGGAATACCTCCAGAAACTATGGCTATTTTAAGGGAGAAATCCCCGGATGTTGCCGTTGTTGATGCTACCTATGCCCCAGGTGTTGATGATCCATATCACAATAACGTTGATGAAGGAGCTGAAGTTGGAAGTGAGATTGCAGAGGATGTGTATCTTTCACATATTTCACATAAAAACATGCCTTTTCTCCAGCTCTTGGCGTATGTTAAAAAAAGATATGGGAACAAAGTTAAGGTTGCTTATGATGGATTAATAGTCAATATTTGA
- a CDS encoding HEPN domain-containing protein, protein MLLHYEEIEILKRRAKALWESGEYLFKKGEYDIASFNFEQAVQLELKAVLLEYTGEKLKTHSIRLLLEALGEAFGKEEKVREFIRKHRNDIKALEDAYIDTRYEPVVYKDYDAEAIKAAAELILQFVRDLVG, encoded by the coding sequence ATGTTATTGCACTACGAGGAGATTGAGATTCTGAAGAGGAGGGCAAAGGCACTTTGGGAATCTGGGGAATATTTATTTAAGAAGGGCGAATATGACATAGCATCTTTTAACTTCGAACAAGCTGTTCAGCTTGAATTGAAGGCGGTTCTACTTGAATATACCGGAGAGAAACTTAAAACTCATTCAATTCGACTTTTACTTGAAGCACTGGGAGAAGCATTTGGAAAGGAAGAGAAAGTTAGGGAATTCATACGGAAGCACAGAAATGATATTAAGGCATTAGAAGATGCGTATATAGACACAAGATATGAGCCTGTTGTGTACAAAGATTATGATGCCGAAGCTATAAAAGCTGCGGCTGAACTAATTCTTCAATTTGTGAGGGATCTGGTGGGATAA
- a CDS encoding protein-tyrosine phosphatase family protein produces the protein MVVPKFITDKVAFSPMPYPEEIAELAKEFQAVVVLTYEYELYYDLKEWEKHGVEVLYSPIEDFSAPTLEQLINIVRWIDEKAKDGKKVLIHCFGGSGRSGTIAVAYLMYSQGLSLRDALTRVRSLKPSAVETWSQMDILRKFERYLKGVTG, from the coding sequence ATGGTCGTTCCAAAGTTCATAACCGACAAGGTTGCCTTTTCCCCTATGCCATATCCTGAAGAGATTGCAGAACTTGCAAAGGAGTTCCAAGCCGTTGTGGTGCTTACATACGAATATGAGCTCTACTATGATTTGAAGGAGTGGGAAAAACATGGGGTGGAAGTCCTTTACAGTCCCATTGAGGATTTCTCAGCTCCTACACTGGAGCAACTGATCAATATCGTCAGATGGATAGATGAAAAAGCTAAAGATGGAAAGAAAGTCCTGATTCACTGCTTTGGAGGAAGTGGGAGAAGCGGAACAATTGCAGTTGCTTATTTAATGTATTCTCAGGGTTTGAGCCTGAGAGATGCCCTTACAAGGGTTCGTTCACTTAAGCCCTCAGCAGTCGAAACTTGGAGCCAGATGGACATCCTCAGGAAGTTTGAAAGATACCTAAAGGGAGTTACTGGGTAA
- a CDS encoding M67 family metallopeptidase: MRLIIKYEHLFMILERAKESKIEICGFLLGKQQNDVIVVKEVIFTKNKLNSPTAFEINPLEIVEVLDYADEKNLEPVGIFHSHLCKPIPSERDIRGMKLWRNVWLIVDNKGNYGAFILKDGKIKEVEVEVIRS; this comes from the coding sequence ATGAGGCTGATCATCAAATATGAACATCTATTCATGATTTTAGAGAGGGCTAAGGAAAGCAAAATTGAGATATGCGGTTTCCTGTTGGGAAAACAACAAAATGATGTCATCGTCGTTAAAGAAGTTATTTTCACAAAGAACAAGCTGAATTCTCCAACCGCTTTTGAAATAAATCCTCTTGAGATTGTTGAGGTTCTTGACTATGCAGATGAGAAGAACCTTGAGCCTGTAGGAATCTTTCACTCCCATTTATGCAAACCTATTCCCAGCGAGAGGGATATTAGGGGAATGAAGCTCTGGAGAAATGTATGGCTTATCGTGGACAACAAAGGGAATTATGGGGCGTTCATCTTAAAAGACGGGAAAATTAAGGAGGTGGAAGTTGAGGTTATTCGATCTTGA
- a CDS encoding nucleotidyltransferase domain-containing protein, producing MVSIRSWLLKKGKQRYEMIKNYKHYLPLIKRACEEILGECEVYVFGSVLEGRFTAGSDVDILIKVKKMPENVKQRASIIVKIEEKAGLPYDHPFELHLVDENGFEWYVKALKTKLRKI from the coding sequence ATGGTCAGCATAAGATCTTGGTTGCTTAAAAAGGGAAAGCAAAGGTACGAGATGATAAAAAATTACAAACACTACCTTCCCCTGATAAAAAGAGCATGTGAAGAAATTTTGGGTGAATGCGAGGTGTATGTATTTGGTAGCGTGCTTGAAGGAAGGTTTACGGCTGGAAGTGATGTTGATATCTTAATAAAAGTTAAAAAAATGCCTGAAAACGTAAAACAAAGAGCGTCTATCATTGTTAAGATAGAGGAAAAAGCTGGTTTGCCCTATGATCATCCTTTTGAGCTTCACTTAGTTGATGAAAACGGCTTTGAGTGGTATGTAAAAGCACTGAAGACTAAACTAAGAAAGATTTAA
- a CDS encoding 2,3-bisphosphoglycerate-dependent phosphoglycerate mutase: MALLVLVRHGESLWNKLNIFTGWVDIPLSENGIQEALKAGDLLKDYKFDVIFTSELVRAIQTAMLIMSRNKHGVAKIEHENGMMKEWGTVYGEHGRNYIPVYKAWQLNERYYGKLQGWNKDYARKVYGDEQVLLWRRSYDIAPPGGESLKDTAKRTIPYLKERIIPELEKGKNVLVSAHGNSLRSVVMHIENLTKEEVLRLNIPTGIPLIYEYKNRELIRKGYLTEKGFINKLIR, from the coding sequence ATGGCATTATTGGTTTTAGTCAGACATGGCGAAAGCTTGTGGAACAAGCTGAACATTTTTACAGGCTGGGTGGATATTCCTTTAAGCGAAAATGGTATTCAAGAGGCATTAAAGGCTGGCGATCTTCTGAAGGATTACAAGTTTGATGTGATTTTTACTTCTGAGCTTGTGAGAGCTATTCAGACGGCAATGCTGATAATGAGCAGAAACAAGCACGGAGTTGCAAAGATTGAACATGAAAATGGAATGATGAAGGAATGGGGTACTGTTTACGGAGAACACGGAAGAAATTACATTCCTGTTTATAAGGCTTGGCAGCTTAATGAGCGTTATTACGGAAAGCTCCAAGGCTGGAACAAGGATTATGCAAGAAAGGTTTATGGGGATGAACAAGTTCTGCTCTGGAGGCGAAGCTATGACATAGCACCACCGGGAGGGGAGAGTTTAAAAGATACCGCTAAGAGAACGATACCTTACCTAAAAGAAAGAATAATCCCAGAGCTTGAGAAAGGTAAGAATGTCTTGGTTTCAGCCCATGGAAACAGTCTAAGGTCAGTTGTAATGCATATTGAAAATCTCACAAAGGAGGAGGTGCTTAGACTCAATATACCTACGGGGATACCCTTAATTTATGAGTACAAAAACAGGGAGCTCATTAGGAAAGGGTATCTTACAGAAAAGGGCTTTATAAATAAGCTGATTAGATAA